ATTGCGCTCCTTCTCACTTGCCAATAAAACGACGACTAAATGAACCTTTTTGGTTTCCGAGGATCCGTCATAATCAAATCCCTCCTTCGAACGCCCAACCGCGAAAACAAATCGGGACCGCATATTAACCCTGATGTGGGGAAGAATAACCCCTCGCCCCAGATAAGTGGTCATCGCATTCTCACGGTTGATCAGGTCTTTAAATAAGCTCCGCTTGTTAAGCTTCTGATTTTTGAAACATATAGAGTCCAATAGTTCCACCAATACGGATTTCAGATCCTGGCCTTCTAGGTCCAGGATTCGATCTTCAGAGATGTAACGGTCCAGCTGCATTGGAGAATTTAAGATTCTTCCAGTGCGACATTAATTAAGAGAGGGCAAATAAGACGGGCCTACTTTTCCCACTCTAAGGCACCTTTTTTCATTTCATAAAAGAGGCCTACAATGAGCACGGCGAGGAAGAACAATATGGGTAGTAAAATAGGGATACTCTGGGAAATAAAATCGCGATAGATCACAGCCCAAGGGATGAGAAATACGATCTCAATATCGAAGAGGATAAAAAGCATGGCGGTGACATAGAACTTCACCGAAAATCGCGTATGAGTGATTCCTTCTGAAGGAACCCCACACTCATAAGGTGTGCCTTTAAATCGCGAATGCTTACGGATCCGCTGACCAAACAAATGACTAGCCGCAATCACGCCAATGGCGATTGCCAAAGCAAGCGTTACTTGAACAAGTAAGGGAAAGAAAGATTCAAGGGTCATCGGAACAAGTTAGAAATGGGATACCCTTGATTTACAAGACGTTTCTCACTTCTAAATCACTTTTTGAAGCCGTTGTAAAAACTACTCCAGAGCAATAATCCTTGAAGGATCCAGATGAGCCATCCCAACTCCCAATTGATCTGCATAAACTAACATGGATACGTCCTTCCGAATTAAGGGAAAGCGGTATCTTTCACGCCAGGTATTCATCTTACCTATCATATAAGCGTCAATGGACACCGGGTCCGAACTCATCACCAGTAATTTCTCGGATACCGCATACAGACTATTAAACTGAGGCCCACCGATAAACTGATACTTCTCCAGGCTTACGATGTTCATATTCCAGGTCTCGAGAAATTCAGGAATCGCAGCCATCTCGGCTACGGCCGCTGGAGCATTTGATGGAGAGTGAAAAAATCGAAGTGTGTTGCTGGCATTCCAGAGTGTTGCATTTACCAACGCTCCATTCAACTCGAGCACCTCATGATCACTCACGGCCGGTAAGTTAATCCAGAAATCTACTTCCTCAATGAGAGGCGATGGCAAAAAGCTTTTTCGATCCTCAGGAAGCTTGGCTTTCTCATCAGGATCCGGCTCAACAAATTCCTGAACCATGGGTGTTATCCCAGGCAAATAGTGCTCTCTTGGAGGAACTGGGCTGTCATAGTACCAGAGATCCTCAAAATAGTCCCCGGAGTTAATAACCATAACTTCGTGTCCATGAAAGGTGACTCCTCCTTCACTGAGGGGTGGTAGATATCCACAAGCCCTCAACCATTCTTTGTTTATATCGATGATAAAAACATCCTTAGGAGAATAGCCTCGGTCGACCAGACTACCAATGACTGCACGCACTAAATTCTTGGAGGTCATCAACCCAGGTCCGGCAGCAGTGTATACTTTCAAGCCAACCCGCTGTTTCTCTCCAGGCTTAATCTCCTGCCCCTTTTGTTCCTCCCAAGCTTCGAATAAAGAATCAACTGCCCCTTTGTAGGTTCGAAGCTCAAAATTATCCAGTGAGTATTCCCACACAGGATCCACCTGAGAAATTGCCGGAAGGTGTGATAGCCCCAAAATCAGGAATAGTGCTCTTAATCGTATGTTATGGGTCTTGACACTAAAGATGCTGCTCAAGACATTTGCACGGTGGCTCGTAAACTTCATGAAGCTATTGTTGGTATTAGAGGAATTCTACTGTTAGGATTTCTATTATTGGTTGGATGTTCCTCACCAGAAGAAAGGTTTGCCGAAAAAATGGCTCAGGCAAACGAAAACTTGGATAATGGAGAGGTCGATAAAGCCATAGCAATACTCGATAAACTAAAAACCGATAATCCCAAGAACCCCCAGGTCTTGGAGAATCTTGCTTTTGCATTTACTCAGGATGAAGACTATTTCACCTCAGCTTTTTATTTTAATGAGCTAGCAAAAACATTTCCGGAGAATGTCGACTACTATTTATACGCAGCCCAATCGTGGATTAAGGCCCAAGATCTGGAATCTGCGATCCGCGATTACGAAGCCTATCTATTGGAATACCAAACGGATTGGAACACCTGGCAGCAAATTGGGGATCTGTATTTGCAAACTGATCAGACAGCCAAGGCTATTCATGCTTACTCTAATAGTAGCCAAATCCGTTTTAATCCAGAGCTGGACCTGAAAGCATCCCTTTTGGCAACAGAGAGTGGAAACCTGAGAGAAGCAGAAGCTGGTTTTGAGCGCCTCCTGATCGTCGAGGACGATTCAGTGGCCGAACAAGCTCATATTGGACTCCTTCAAATTAAACACAAACGTAGGCAGTGGGATGAAGTGGATCGACTGATGAAACAGGTTGAGAAACGATTTCCCGACGCAGCAAAAGCCCCTGAACTCGCAGAAGTAAAATCTGCACACGACGAATTTAAAAAAGCTGCGGAAGAAGAAGAGGCAAAGATCAAAGAAGAGGAAGAGCGCCGCCAGCAACTTATTGAGCAGCAACAGGCTCGAGCCGAGCAGATCACGGCGGCCAGAAGAGCTGCATTGACCCAGCAAGCACAACCGGAAGTGGTTCCCCCCAGCCAACTCGCGGTCAACGAGGAGGAACAGACAGAAGAGAATCCGCAGACAATCGCTCCCCCACCTGTGGTTGCCCCTCCAAAGGAAAAATCTCCGGTCGATGTGGCTCTTGAAGACGCGAGAAGAATTGCTTCAACCAACTCTAATACCGTCGTAGCAAAATACTGGGATGCTATTAATTTGGGAGAAGACACGGGAGTAGCCTATTACGAGCTCGCCCGTGTTTATTACAATAGAGGGGAATTCAGCGAAGCAGAGATGACTTCATTGGAAGCGATGCGGAGGCAACCCGAGAGCAATCGGTTCTTGATGACTTACCTTCAAATCATTCGAAAGACCAAGGCCAAGCCCAATGTGGTTGCAGAAATTCGCAAGTATCGACAGCTCTATCCGAAAAACCCTGACTTGGTATTGCTCTTAGCTCGTCTGTATGCGGAACCAAGTGGTGATCCTGTTGCAGCTCGTAGCCTCTACAATTTATTCTTCC
This genomic stretch from Opitutia bacterium ISCC 52 harbors:
- a CDS encoding NADH-quinone oxidoreductase subunit A: MTLESFFPLLVQVTLALAIAIGVIAASHLFGQRIRKHSRFKGTPYECGVPSEGITHTRFSVKFYVTAMLFILFDIEIVFLIPWAVIYRDFISQSIPILLPILFFLAVLIVGLFYEMKKGALEWEK
- a CDS encoding DUF362 domain-containing protein — protein: MGLSHLPAISQVDPVWEYSLDNFELRTYKGAVDSLFEAWEEQKGQEIKPGEKQRVGLKVYTAAGPGLMTSKNLVRAVIGSLVDRGYSPKDVFIIDINKEWLRACGYLPPLSEGGVTFHGHEVMVINSGDYFEDLWYYDSPVPPREHYLPGITPMVQEFVEPDPDEKAKLPEDRKSFLPSPLIEEVDFWINLPAVSDHEVLELNGALVNATLWNASNTLRFFHSPSNAPAAVAEMAAIPEFLETWNMNIVSLEKYQFIGGPQFNSLYAVSEKLLVMSSDPVSIDAYMIGKMNTWRERYRFPLIRKDVSMLVYADQLGVGMAHLDPSRIIALE